One Brassica napus cultivar Da-Ae chromosome C4, Da-Ae, whole genome shotgun sequence genomic region harbors:
- the LOC106368966 gene encoding tropinone reductase homolog At2g30670-like — protein sequence MDKRWSLQGMTALVTGGASGIGHAIVEELASFGAIIHVCDISETLLNKSLSEWEKKGFQVSGSICDVSSRPQRETLMQTVSKMFDGKLSILVNNVVGIRLKPTTEYGADDFSFHISTNLESAYHLSQLSHPLLKASGFGSIVLNSSVGGVVSMECGSLYGLSKGAMNQLARSLACEWATDGIRTNSVAPNFILTDMTAPVLVDACYRKSLFSRTPLGRAGEPKEVASLVAFLCLPAASYITGQTICVDGGLTVNGFSYPKP from the exons atggataaaaGATGGAGTCTCCAAGGCATGACTGCTCTTGTAACTGGTGGAGCCAGCGGAATTGG GCATGCCATAGTAGAAGAATTGGCTAGTTTTGGAGCTATAATCCATGTATGTGACATATCGGAAACACTGCTCAATAAAAGTTTAAGCGAATGGGAAAAGAAAGGGTTTCAAGTGAGCGGTTCAATATGTGACGTATCCTCTCGTCCCCAGAGAGAAACACTGATGCAAACCGTCTCAAAGATGTTCGATGGCAAGCTGAGCATTCTT GTGAATAACGTTGTGGGAATTCGCCTTAAACCAACAACAGAATATGGGGCAGACGATTTCTCTTTCCATATTTCAACAAACTTGGAATCAGCTTATCATCTTAGCCAACTTTCACATCCTCTTTTAAAGGCTTCTGGATTTGGAAGCATTGTCCTGAATTCTTCTGTTGGAGGGGTTGTATCAATGGAATGCGGATCCCTGTATGGTTTATCGAAAG GAGCTATGAATCAACTAGCAAGAAGTTTGGCGTGTGAGTGGGCAACTGATGGCATAAGAACCAACTCTGTTGCTCCTAATTTTATCCTCACTGATATGACTGCACCT GTTCTCGTAGACGCTTGTTACAGGAAGAGTTTGTTTAGTAGAACTCCACTTGGCCGCGCTGGAGAGCCAAAAGAGGTTGCATCACTTGTGGCTTTTCTGTGTCTACCTGCAGCTTCATATATTACTGGTCAGACCATTTGTGTTGATGGAGGTCTCACTGTCAATGGTTTCTCCTATCCTAAGCCTTGA
- the LOC106368965 gene encoding serine/threonine-protein phosphatase PP1 has protein sequence MAEKPAPEQEQEQTRAMEPAVLDDIIRRLVEFRNTRPGSGKQVHLSEGEIRQLCAVSKDIFLQQPILLELEAPIKICGDIHGQYSDLLRLFEYGGFPPDANYLFLGDYVDRGKQSLETICLLLAYKIKYPENFFLLRGNHECASINRIYGFYDECKRRFNVRLWKIFTDCFNCLPVAALIDDRILCMHGGISPELMSLDQIRSISRPLDIPDSGLVCDLLWSDPSGDVKGWGANDRGVSYTFGADTVAEFLQKNDMDLICRAHQVVEDGYEFFAERQVVTVFSAPNYCGEFDNAGAMMSIDESLMCSFQILKPSEKK, from the exons ATGGCGGAGAAGCCGGCGCCGGAGCAGGAGCAGGAGCAGACGAGAGCGATGGAACCGGCGGTTCTAGACGATATAATCCGGCGATTGGTTGAGTTTCGGAACACGAGGCCTGGATCGGGTAAACAAGTTCACCTCAGCGAAGGTGAAATCCGACAGCTATGTGCTGTCTCTAAAGACATCTTTCTTCAACAACCCATTCTCCTCGAACTCGAAGCTCCCATCAAGATCTGCG GTGATATTCATGGGCAGTACTCAGACCTATTGAGGCTCTTTGAGTACGGAGGCTTCCCTCCCGACGCCAATTATCTCTTCTTAGGTGACTACGTCGACCGCGGCAAGCAAAGCCTCGAAACCATATGCCTTCTCCTAGCTTACAAAATCAAGTACCCTGAGAACTTCTTCTTGCTGAGAGGGAACCATGAATGCGCCTCCATCAACCGCATCTACGGCTTCTACGACGAGTGCAAACGCAGGTTCAACGTCAGGCTCTGGAAAATATTCACGGATTGCTTCAACTGTCTTCCCGTGGCCGCCTTGATCGACGATAGAATACTGTGCATGCACGGTGGGATCTCCCCGGAGCTGATGAGCTTGGACCAGATCAGGAGCATTTCGCGTCCCTTGGATATTCCTGACTCGGGTTTGGTGTGTGATTTACTTTGGTCGGATCCTAGTGGAGACGTCAAGGGCTGGGGAGCGAACGACCGTGGCGTTTCGTATACTTTTGGAGCTGACACGGTTGCGGAGTTTTTGCAGAAGAATGATATGGACCTTATCTGTCGTGCCCACCAG GTTGTTGAAGATGGGTATGAGTTCTTTGCGGAAAGACAGGTTGTGACTGTGTTTTCAGCTCCAAACTATTGCGGAGAGTTTGATAATGCTGGCGCAATGATGAGTATTGATGAGAGCTTAATGTGCTCCTTCCAGATTCTAAAGCCTTCGGAGAAGAAATGA
- the LOC106368964 gene encoding probable protein phosphatase 2C 24, producing the protein MADICYEVVTDASAYESRPLHSGRRQRFPMDKTVVMQEEWEKKNFKRNKLEALTVRNENVSGESPVTEASPRYGVSSVCGRRREMEDAVAIHPSFSSHSEYPQHYFGVYDGHGCSHVAARCRERLHKLVQEELHSDREEEEHEWRKTMERSFTRMDKEIVLLSESVVSANCKCELQTPDCDAVGSTAVVSIITTDKIVVANCGDSRAVLCRNGKPFPLSTDHKPDRPDELDRIEGAGGRVIYWDCPRVLGVLAMSRAIGDNYLKPYVTCEPEVTVTDRTDDDCLILASDGLWDVVSNETACSVARMCLSGGRRRRGTPEQAVETISDKACMEASVLLTKLALARHSSDNVSVVVIDLRRKGHVTGH; encoded by the exons ATGGCAGATATATGTTACGAAGTTGTGACCGATGCGTCGGCGTATGAATCAAGACCGTTACATTCAGGGAGGAGGCAGAGGTTTCCGATGGATAAGACGGTGGTGATGCAAGAAGAATGGGAGAAGAAAAACTTTAAGCGTAATAAACTGGAGGCTTTAACGGTGAGAAATGAGAACGTCTCCGGTGAGTCTCCGGTGACGGAGGCAAGTCCGAGATACGGCGTTTCTTCGGTGTGCGGTAGAAGAAGAGAGATGGAAGATGCGGTGGCGATTCATCCTTCGTTTTCTTCTCATTCGGAGTATCCTCAACACTACTTCGGTGTCTACGACGGTCACGGTTGTTCCCAC GTTGCAGCGAGGTGTAGGGAGAGACTTCACAAGCTGGTGCAAGAGGAGCTACACTCTGACAGGGAAGAAGAGGAGCACGAGTGGAGAAAGACCATGGAGCGTAGCTTCACTCGCATGGATAAAGAGATTGTGTTGTTGAGTGAATCAGTAGTGAGTGCGAATTGTAAATGTGAGCTTCAAACGCCGGATTGTGATGCTGTCGGATCAACCGCCGTCGTGTCTATCATTACGACGGATAAGATCGTCGTTGCTAACTGTGGCGATTCCAGAGCAGTTCTTTGCCGGAATGGAAAACCATTCCCTCTATCGACAGATCACAAG CCTGACCGTCCTGACGAGTTGGACCGAATCGAAGGAGCAGGAGGACGAGTCATATACTGGGACTGTCCGAGAGTTCTAGGAGTCTTAGCGATGTCACGCGCCATAGGAGACAACTATTTGAAACCTTACGTGACTTGTGAGCCGGAGGTAACGGTAACAGACAGGACGGACGACGACTGCCTTATTCTAGCCAGCGACGGTTTATGGGATGTTGTGTCAAACGAGACAGCCTGCTCGGTGGCGCGTATGTGTCTCAGTGGTGGTCGGAGACGGCGAGGTACTCCGGAACAAGCGGTGGAGACGATCTCGGACAAAGCGTGCATGGAGGCGTCAGTATTGCTGACGAAGCTGGCGTTGGCGAGACACAGTAGTGACAACGTGAGTGTCGTTGTGATTGATCTCAGAAGGAAAGGACACGTCACTGGACACTAA
- the LOC106368967 gene encoding tropinone reductase homolog At2g29310 yields MDKRWSLQGMTALVTGGASGIGYAIVEELARFGAKIHVCDISEVMLNQSLSEWEKKGFHVSGSVCDVTSLSERETLIQSVSSLFDGKLNILVNNVGVLRGKRTLEYAKEDFDFHISTNLEPAFNFCQLSHPLLKASGYGSIIFMSSITGILSFTAGSIYNLTKGALNQLARNLACEWAKDGIRANAVAPNVIKTPLSQSYLDDVKFKEELCRRTPLGRAGELNEVASLVVFLCLPAASYITGQTICVDGGLTVNGFSYQSNA; encoded by the exons ATGGATAAGCGATGGAGTCTTCAAGGTATGACTGCTCTTGTAACCGGTGGAGCCAGCGGAATCGG GTATGCCATAGTAGAGGAGTTAGCTAGATTTGGAGCTAAAATCCATGTTTGCGACATATCTGAAGTTATGCTTAATCAAAGCTTAAGCGAATGGGAAAAGAAAGGGTTTCACGTGAGTGGCTCAGTCTGTGATGTTACCTCTCTTTCCGAGAGAGAAACATTAATACAATCTGTCTCCTCGCTGTTCGATGGCAAGCTCAACATTCTT GTGAACAATGTGGGAGTACTTCGTGGAAAGCGAACGTTAGAATATGCGAAAGAGGATTTTGATTTCCACATCTCAACAAACTTGGAACCTGCTTTCAATTTTTGTCAGCTTTCACATCCTCTACTAAAGGCTTCAGGCTATGGAAGTATCATCTTCATGTCCTCTATTACAGGCATTTTATCATTTACCGCTGGATCCATTTATAACTTAACAAAAG GAGCTCTGAATCAGCTAGCAAGAAATCTGGCATGTGAATGGGCAAAAGACGGCATAAGAGCCAATGCTGTTGCACCTAATGTTATCAAGACTCCTCTGTCTCAATCT TATCTTGATGACGTCAAGTTCAAGGAAGAATTATGCCGAAGAACTCCACTTGGGCGCGCTGGTGAGCTGAATGAAGTTGCATCACTAGTGGTATTCTTGTGTCTACCTGCAGCTTCCTATATCACAGGTCAAACTATTTGTGTTGATGGAGGCCTTACGGTTAACGGTTTCTCCTATCAATCAAATGCTTAA